From the Leucobacter denitrificans genome, one window contains:
- a CDS encoding GyrI-like domain-containing protein, which produces MTEKVDFKKTLASYRAKRGVFEVIEVPEMQYLMVDGHGDPNTSPEYAAALEALYPVAYKLKFASKRQLDRDYVVPPLEGLWWADDMAAFTTSRDKSQWHWTMMLMVPEWIDAALVDAAIAEVRSMGAPEKLDDIRLESLAEGTSVQTLHVGSFDDEGPVLARMHDEFIPAQCLRLTGKHHEIYLSDPRKTAPEKLRTILRQPVS; this is translated from the coding sequence ATGACCGAGAAGGTTGATTTCAAGAAGACCCTCGCCTCGTACCGCGCGAAGCGGGGAGTATTCGAGGTCATTGAAGTACCCGAGATGCAGTACCTCATGGTCGACGGGCACGGCGATCCAAACACATCGCCCGAGTACGCGGCCGCACTCGAAGCGCTCTACCCCGTCGCATACAAGCTGAAGTTTGCGAGCAAGCGTCAGCTCGATCGCGACTACGTCGTACCGCCGCTCGAGGGTCTGTGGTGGGCCGACGACATGGCCGCGTTCACGACCTCACGAGACAAGTCGCAGTGGCACTGGACAATGATGCTCATGGTTCCCGAGTGGATCGACGCGGCACTTGTCGACGCGGCGATCGCAGAGGTGCGCTCAATGGGAGCTCCCGAGAAACTCGACGACATTCGCCTGGAGTCGCTCGCCGAAGGAACGAGCGTGCAGACGCTGCACGTGGGCTCATTTGACGATGAGGGGCCTGTGCTCGCGCGCATGCACGACGAGTTCATTCCGGCTCAATGTCTGAGGCTCACGGGCAAGCACCACGAGATCTACTTGAGCGATCCACGCAAAACTGCGCCCGAGAAGCTGCGCACCATTCTGCGCCAGCCAGTGAGCTAG
- a CDS encoding TetR/AcrR family transcriptional regulator has translation MTAQNLERTAERNSTRTQRQILDAAAHVIGEVGTAMTLAQVAEAAGVSKGGLMHHYSGRLQLLIAVVDDANDRFREAVTGNLDLSENAPGKMLRAYVRTLCGGDLEAANYFGSAPIWNGLYGLPEIREVMDADTVWWEEQLALDGLDPLVIRMVRRAAEGLAAAYSYSEETKEDLQEARDLLLEMTVQGVGLHQVNAA, from the coding sequence GTGACGGCACAGAACCTAGAGCGCACCGCAGAGCGAAACTCGACACGCACGCAACGCCAAATACTCGACGCGGCCGCGCATGTGATCGGCGAGGTGGGCACCGCGATGACGCTCGCCCAGGTGGCCGAAGCCGCAGGAGTGTCCAAGGGTGGGCTCATGCACCACTATTCGGGGCGTCTCCAACTGCTCATCGCAGTCGTTGACGACGCGAATGATCGCTTCCGCGAAGCGGTGACAGGCAATCTCGACCTGTCAGAGAATGCGCCCGGCAAGATGTTGCGCGCCTACGTGCGCACGCTCTGCGGTGGCGACCTCGAGGCGGCGAACTACTTCGGGTCTGCCCCGATTTGGAATGGCCTGTATGGTCTGCCCGAGATTCGCGAGGTGATGGATGCCGACACGGTGTGGTGGGAAGAGCAGCTAGCGCTCGACGGCCTCGACCCACTGGTGATCCGCATGGTGCGCCGCGCAGCCGAGGGGCTGGCTGCTGCCTACAGCTACAGCGAGGAAACGAAGGAAGACCTGCAAGAGGCGCGCGACCTGCTGCTCGAGATGACCGTACAGGGCGTTGGTCTGCACCAGGTGAACGCCGCATAA
- a CDS encoding pyridoxal-phosphate dependent enzyme, with product MTAPEHWYCRAEAREWRAAPVTSTVEFHRSSPGYAPTPLTEVPDLARELGIARVFIKDESGRMSMPSFKILGAAYAVARAVSEFLGEADRALPIDELRKRLEVAARPTLVAATDGNHGRAVAHMAGILDLSARIFVPESTTRDAIRAIESEGAEVTELALEYDEVVAHARRVADELGDRGIHVQDTAWPGYEKIPGWIVDGYLTLFEEIDAQLLEREVERLDLLAVPVGVGSLILAALRHYRVEGAVHRPSVLSVEADRAPSILASLYAGDAVSIHTSPTIMAGLNCGTPSASAWPDLRDGLDAAIAVSDPATAQAVHDLENLGVDAGPCGASTLAGIRAAKPHFESLGLGPDSVVVLLSTESRSANPLPAEYQRS from the coding sequence ATGACCGCACCCGAACACTGGTACTGCCGCGCCGAGGCTCGCGAGTGGAGAGCGGCCCCGGTCACTTCAACCGTGGAGTTTCACCGCTCATCTCCTGGGTACGCGCCGACTCCGCTGACCGAAGTTCCCGATCTAGCGCGCGAGCTCGGGATCGCTCGGGTGTTCATCAAAGATGAATCGGGGCGCATGTCGATGCCCTCGTTCAAGATTCTCGGTGCTGCGTACGCGGTAGCGCGGGCGGTCTCCGAGTTTCTTGGTGAGGCGGATCGCGCGCTCCCGATCGACGAACTCCGTAAGCGCCTTGAGGTGGCCGCCCGCCCCACCCTCGTTGCCGCAACCGACGGCAACCACGGTCGCGCGGTCGCGCACATGGCAGGGATTCTCGACTTGTCGGCTCGCATTTTTGTGCCAGAGTCGACGACCCGCGACGCCATACGAGCTATCGAGTCCGAGGGTGCTGAGGTCACTGAGCTCGCGCTCGAATACGACGAAGTTGTAGCGCACGCAAGGCGGGTCGCTGATGAACTGGGCGATCGCGGCATCCACGTGCAAGACACTGCTTGGCCCGGGTACGAGAAGATTCCGGGGTGGATCGTCGACGGCTATCTCACCCTCTTCGAAGAGATCGACGCGCAGCTCCTCGAACGCGAGGTCGAGCGACTCGACCTCCTCGCTGTGCCGGTCGGCGTGGGTTCCCTGATTCTCGCAGCCCTCAGGCACTATCGCGTCGAGGGTGCTGTGCATCGGCCGAGTGTGTTGAGCGTCGAGGCGGATCGCGCCCCCTCAATCCTCGCATCGCTGTACGCGGGCGATGCGGTGTCGATCCACACCTCGCCAACCATCATGGCCGGCCTCAACTGCGGCACCCCATCTGCGAGCGCATGGCCTGACCTTCGCGACGGGCTCGACGCCGCCATCGCGGTGAGCGACCCGGCTACCGCCCAGGCCGTGCACGACCTCGAAAATCTTGGAGTCGACGCGGGCCCGTGCGGGGCGTCAACGCTCGCGGGGATTCGCGCAGCGAAGCCGCATTTTGAATCACTTGGGCTCGGGCCGGATTCGGTCGTGGTGCTACTGAGCACCGAGAGCCGCTCGGCGAACCCTCTGCCCGCTGAGTATCAGCGTTCCTGA
- a CDS encoding SufE family protein: protein MVTNLPPVLAEIREDFLSLEHPERLQLLLEFADDLPEMPARLADHPELQERVVECQSPVYIVLEVNDGIVTMHATAPPEAPTTRGFASILAQGISGLEVEEMLAIPDDFPQTIGLTQAVSPLRIAGMTGMLLRAKRQVRAIVAANEH, encoded by the coding sequence ATAGTGACGAATCTGCCGCCGGTACTTGCCGAGATCCGCGAGGATTTTCTCTCGCTTGAGCACCCTGAGCGCCTGCAGCTGCTGCTCGAGTTTGCCGACGATCTTCCTGAGATGCCAGCGCGCCTTGCCGATCATCCCGAGTTGCAGGAGCGGGTTGTCGAGTGTCAGTCACCGGTGTACATCGTGCTTGAAGTGAACGATGGCATCGTGACGATGCACGCGACTGCCCCGCCTGAGGCGCCGACAACGCGCGGATTCGCGAGCATTCTCGCGCAGGGCATTTCTGGGCTCGAGGTTGAAGAGATGCTCGCGATTCCCGACGACTTTCCCCAGACCATCGGCCTTACGCAGGCGGTCTCCCCGCTGCGCATAGCCGGAATGACCGGCATGCTGTTGCGCGCAAAGCGACAAGTACGGGCGATCGTCGCGGCGAACGAGCACTAA
- the chrA gene encoding chromate efflux transporter: MSHSAEVFRAFLKLGVTSFGGPVAHLGYFREELVAKRKWVSEQQYSELVAICQFLPGPASSQVGFALGLIRGGYLGALAAWTAFTLPSAILLVLFAIGAVTLDGAIGAGVISGLTAVAVAVVAHAVWGMARTLTPDLRRIGIAIVAALLALLLPGAIGQVAAIGVGILAGVAWCRRVDQPEATPLQIGVSRRAGVVALTFWMLLLVLLPIAAATTRSPGVSLIDAFYRSGALVFGGGHVVLPLLAAEPAIANAVTPEQILAGYGAAQAVPGPLFTFASFLGFEMGVGGSAPLTALIALIAIFLPGMLLLLAVLPFWSQVRGKPVMRAAIAGANAAVVGILAAALWNPVVTSGITSPATLVIAGVGLVLLFAARFPAWAVVLTGVVAGALSGATGFGLFW; the protein is encoded by the coding sequence GTGTCGCATTCCGCCGAGGTCTTCCGGGCCTTTCTCAAGCTTGGCGTAACGTCATTCGGCGGCCCGGTCGCCCATCTCGGCTACTTTCGAGAAGAACTCGTTGCCAAGCGCAAGTGGGTGAGTGAGCAGCAGTACAGCGAGCTTGTTGCGATCTGCCAATTCCTACCCGGACCGGCATCGAGCCAGGTCGGGTTCGCACTCGGGCTCATTCGAGGTGGGTATCTTGGGGCGCTCGCGGCCTGGACCGCCTTCACGCTCCCCTCGGCGATTCTGCTCGTACTTTTCGCTATCGGTGCGGTGACCCTTGACGGGGCAATTGGCGCCGGCGTCATCTCGGGTCTCACCGCGGTTGCCGTAGCAGTTGTCGCGCATGCGGTGTGGGGCATGGCGCGCACACTCACCCCCGACCTTCGCCGCATCGGCATCGCGATTGTTGCGGCCTTGCTCGCTCTGCTCCTTCCCGGAGCAATCGGTCAGGTCGCCGCGATTGGCGTAGGTATCTTGGCGGGCGTGGCCTGGTGTAGGCGGGTGGATCAGCCCGAGGCAACACCATTGCAGATCGGGGTGTCGCGTCGAGCCGGCGTCGTAGCCCTCACGTTCTGGATGCTTCTGCTCGTGCTCCTCCCGATCGCGGCGGCGACGACCCGGAGCCCCGGGGTATCGCTTATCGACGCGTTTTACCGCTCAGGTGCGCTGGTGTTTGGGGGCGGGCACGTGGTGTTGCCGCTGCTCGCAGCAGAACCAGCGATTGCCAACGCTGTAACTCCTGAACAAATCCTTGCTGGATATGGCGCAGCGCAGGCGGTTCCTGGGCCGCTATTCACCTTCGCCTCGTTCCTCGGTTTCGAGATGGGTGTGGGTGGATCAGCACCGCTCACCGCACTTATCGCGCTCATCGCGATCTTTCTACCCGGCATGCTCCTCCTGCTTGCCGTACTCCCGTTTTGGTCGCAGGTTCGGGGGAAGCCGGTCATGCGCGCGGCGATCGCAGGCGCGAATGCGGCGGTAGTGGGGATCTTGGCAGCGGCGCTCTGGAACCCGGTAGTCACGTCGGGAATCACCAGCCCGGCGACGCTTGTCATAGCTGGGGTCGGGCTTGTTCTGCTGTTCGCGGCACGGTTTCCTGCGTGGGCCGTCGTGCTCACGGGTGTCGTAGCCGGGGCGCTGTCTGGCGCGACAGGTTTTGGGTTGTTCTGGTGA
- a CDS encoding MFS transporter, with translation MSTKVGGSARQWLALAVLTLTVLILAVDGTVLALAVPALTADLAASATQILWIGDIYSFAIAGLLVTMGNVADRIGRKKLLLIGSLGFGLASVMAAFSTSPEMLIAARALLGFFGATLMPSTLAIVRNVFEVPAQRTRAIAIWSAGATAGAAIGPLVGGLLLEHFSWGSVFLINVPVVVLILATGIFLLPESYNPSRPRIDVLSSILSITTIVPVVYALKHLVGTGFDWTVPVTIIIGVASGWIFVRRQRRLTTPLIDLELFRIPAFAGAVGANGLSIFAFVGLLFFLSQYLQLVRGLSPLQAGLAELPSAVASAAVILIITASLRWFGLGRSIGIGLFIAALGLGFLAVAEGLPGLIWVIVALTVVGLGAGLAMTLSVDAVVSAAPKARAGAASSISETAYELGVAMGIAVLGSLHTALYRANLPSLEGVAEPAASAIHQSLATGSAVVGTSNPDLLTAAQHAFTAGMQVTSIIAAVLLALSAVIAWRVIPSERMLKRVPVDDVH, from the coding sequence ATGTCCACGAAGGTCGGCGGCTCGGCCCGCCAATGGCTTGCGCTCGCAGTGCTCACGCTCACAGTGCTGATACTTGCGGTCGATGGCACTGTGCTTGCACTCGCCGTGCCAGCGCTCACGGCTGACCTTGCGGCGAGCGCGACGCAGATTTTGTGGATCGGTGACATCTATTCCTTCGCTATCGCGGGCTTGCTCGTGACCATGGGCAACGTTGCAGACCGCATCGGGCGCAAGAAGTTGCTCCTCATAGGGTCACTCGGGTTCGGTCTCGCCTCGGTCATGGCCGCATTCTCAACATCACCTGAGATGCTCATTGCGGCCCGTGCGCTTCTCGGCTTCTTCGGCGCAACGCTTATGCCGTCGACGCTCGCGATCGTGCGCAACGTCTTCGAGGTTCCCGCTCAGCGCACCCGGGCGATCGCTATCTGGTCTGCCGGGGCGACGGCAGGCGCGGCCATCGGGCCACTGGTGGGTGGCCTGCTCCTCGAGCATTTCTCGTGGGGCAGCGTCTTTCTCATCAACGTGCCCGTCGTGGTGCTCATACTCGCGACCGGCATCTTCCTGTTGCCCGAGTCATACAACCCGTCGCGCCCACGAATCGACGTGCTGTCGTCAATCCTCTCAATCACCACGATCGTGCCAGTCGTCTACGCCCTCAAGCACCTTGTGGGCACCGGTTTTGATTGGACGGTTCCGGTGACGATCATCATCGGTGTTGCATCGGGGTGGATCTTCGTGCGCCGCCAACGTCGACTCACCACTCCGCTTATCGACCTCGAACTCTTCCGAATCCCTGCATTCGCAGGCGCAGTCGGGGCAAACGGACTCTCAATCTTCGCGTTCGTGGGACTCCTGTTCTTCCTCTCGCAGTATCTCCAACTTGTGCGTGGACTCTCCCCGCTTCAGGCTGGCCTCGCCGAGCTGCCTTCGGCCGTCGCTTCGGCGGCCGTGATCCTCATCATCACTGCGAGCTTGCGTTGGTTCGGCCTCGGCCGGTCAATTGGCATCGGCCTCTTCATCGCGGCGCTTGGCCTCGGGTTTCTTGCCGTGGCCGAGGGTCTGCCGGGCCTCATCTGGGTCATCGTTGCGCTCACTGTTGTTGGCCTCGGTGCGGGGCTCGCAATGACGCTCTCGGTCGATGCTGTCGTGAGCGCCGCACCCAAGGCACGCGCAGGAGCAGCATCATCGATCTCCGAGACCGCGTACGAGCTCGGCGTCGCCATGGGCATCGCCGTGCTGGGTTCGCTCCACACTGCGCTTTATCGCGCTAATCTGCCCTCGCTCGAGGGCGTGGCTGAGCCGGCGGCGTCAGCGATCCACCAATCTCTAGCGACCGGAAGCGCCGTGGTCGGCACCTCGAACCCCGACCTGCTCACCGCCGCGCAGCACGCGTTCACGGCAGGCATGCAGGTCACCTCGATCATCGCCGCCGTGCTGCTCGCGCTCTCCGCGGTGATTGCTTGGCGCGTGATTCCATCAGAGCGCATGCTCAAGCGCGTTCCCGTCGACGACGTGCACTAA
- the mmsB gene encoding 3-hydroxyisobutyrate dehydrogenase, producing the protein MTTIAVIGLGHMGGPMAGNLVKAWHEVRGFDIMPAALEAARARGVVIAESAVDAVHGAEIVITMLQAGSSVIELYEGGLLAAADPGTLFIESSTIAVDDARKAHDLAVAAGHQNVDAPVSGGVVGAEAGTLAFMVGGSEADFARALPVLEVMGKRIVHCGASGLGQAAKVCNNLILGVSMIAVSEAFVLGEKLGLTHDALYEVASNASGQCWSLTTNCPVPGPVPTSPANNNYEPGFASALMAKDLGLAEAALDLTGVDARAGRLASELYHAFAEGAGQGKDFSAIIEDVRSRSAQER; encoded by the coding sequence ATGACCACGATTGCGGTAATTGGACTTGGCCACATGGGTGGACCGATGGCGGGCAACCTCGTCAAAGCCTGGCATGAGGTGCGAGGCTTCGACATCATGCCCGCGGCGCTTGAGGCGGCGCGCGCTCGAGGGGTGGTGATCGCTGAGTCAGCGGTCGATGCGGTGCATGGCGCCGAGATCGTGATCACGATGCTGCAGGCGGGGAGCAGCGTCATCGAGCTATATGAGGGTGGGCTGCTGGCCGCAGCTGACCCGGGGACACTGTTTATCGAGTCATCAACCATCGCGGTCGATGATGCTCGCAAGGCTCACGATCTCGCGGTCGCCGCTGGCCACCAAAACGTCGATGCACCGGTGTCTGGGGGCGTGGTCGGCGCCGAGGCTGGCACGCTCGCCTTCATGGTCGGTGGATCTGAGGCCGATTTTGCACGCGCACTCCCGGTGCTCGAGGTCATGGGTAAGCGGATCGTGCACTGCGGCGCCTCGGGTCTCGGACAGGCGGCGAAGGTGTGCAACAACCTCATTCTCGGTGTGTCGATGATCGCCGTGAGTGAGGCATTCGTGCTCGGAGAGAAGTTGGGGCTCACCCACGACGCGCTCTACGAGGTCGCTTCAAACGCGTCGGGGCAGTGCTGGTCGCTCACTACGAATTGCCCGGTGCCGGGGCCCGTGCCCACGAGCCCGGCTAACAACAACTACGAGCCCGGTTTTGCGAGCGCGCTCATGGCGAAAGACCTTGGGCTGGCCGAGGCAGCGCTCGACCTCACCGGCGTTGATGCGCGCGCGGGCAGGCTCGCGAGCGAGCTGTACCACGCCTTTGCTGAGGGGGCCGGGCAGGGCAAGGACTTTTCGGCGATCATCGAGGATGTGCGCTCACGCAGCGCTCAGGAACGCTGA
- a CDS encoding sulfurtransferase, translated as MTVSTDTTDPKFAEYAHPERLVSTQWLAENLGTPGLVVVESDEDVLLYETGHIPGAVKVDWHTELNDPVVRDYVDGAGFADLMSRKGISRDDTVVIYGDKSNWWAAYALWVFSLFGHEDVRLVDGGREKWIAEGRELTREVATVTPTDYPVIERNDVSLRAYKDDVLVHFGNPLIDVRSPEEYDGSRTTMPAYPEEGALRGGHIPSAQNVPWGRAAAEDSTFKSRSELEQIYLGDAGLQAGDDIVAYCRIGERSSHTWFVLQFLLGFKNVRNYDGSWTEWGSAVRVPIVTGAEPGEAPKAAA; from the coding sequence ATGACCGTGAGTACTGACACCACTGATCCGAAGTTCGCCGAGTACGCTCACCCCGAGCGCCTGGTTTCGACCCAGTGGCTCGCTGAGAATCTCGGCACCCCTGGGCTCGTGGTGGTCGAATCAGACGAAGACGTGCTGCTGTACGAAACAGGCCACATTCCGGGCGCCGTGAAGGTCGACTGGCACACCGAGCTCAACGATCCCGTTGTTCGCGACTACGTCGACGGCGCCGGCTTCGCCGACCTCATGTCGCGCAAGGGAATTTCGCGCGACGACACCGTGGTCATTTACGGTGACAAGAGCAACTGGTGGGCGGCCTACGCTCTCTGGGTGTTCTCGCTGTTTGGGCACGAAGACGTGCGGTTGGTCGATGGTGGTCGTGAGAAGTGGATCGCAGAGGGCCGCGAACTCACGCGCGAGGTCGCGACTGTCACTCCCACCGACTACCCAGTGATCGAGCGCAATGACGTGTCGCTGCGCGCGTACAAAGACGACGTCCTCGTCCACTTTGGCAATCCGCTCATCGATGTGCGCTCGCCAGAAGAATATGACGGATCGCGCACGACGATGCCTGCGTACCCAGAAGAGGGCGCGTTGCGCGGCGGTCACATTCCCTCCGCCCAAAATGTGCCCTGGGGTCGCGCGGCGGCCGAAGACAGCACCTTCAAGTCGCGCAGCGAACTCGAGCAAATCTACTTGGGTGATGCTGGCCTCCAGGCCGGAGACGACATTGTTGCCTACTGCCGCATCGGCGAGCGTTCGTCTCACACCTGGTTCGTGCTTCAGTTTCTCTTGGGCTTCAAGAACGTACGCAACTATGACGGGTCATGGACCGAGTGGGGCAGCGCGGTGCGCGTACCGATCGTTACGGGTGCCGAGCCCGGCGAAGCACCGAAGGCCGCGGCATAG
- a CDS encoding pyridoxamine 5'-phosphate oxidase family protein has protein sequence MSTAEDITQERVVDIMRDERFVMLSTATADGKVVSHPMTPQEVTDGANVWFLLGLQGDQADAIRVNPHVNLAFAETGSWLSVSGVAEFVEDRSKVAELWDGQLDEYFTGPDDPNLGLLKFVGQSAQYWGVPGGGMVAAVKIMASKVTGSEPPGQMGTVEL, from the coding sequence ATGAGTACTGCAGAAGACATTACCCAGGAGCGAGTCGTCGACATCATGCGCGACGAGCGATTCGTCATGCTTTCGACCGCGACGGCCGATGGCAAGGTCGTCTCACACCCCATGACGCCGCAAGAGGTGACCGACGGCGCAAATGTTTGGTTCCTCCTCGGGTTACAGGGCGACCAGGCCGACGCAATTAGAGTGAATCCCCACGTGAATCTTGCGTTCGCAGAAACGGGGAGCTGGCTTTCGGTCTCAGGCGTTGCCGAGTTTGTAGAGGATCGCTCCAAAGTCGCCGAACTCTGGGACGGGCAGCTCGACGAATACTTCACGGGACCCGACGACCCAAACCTTGGCCTGCTCAAGTTCGTCGGTCAGTCGGCCCAATACTGGGGTGTTCCCGGTGGTGGCATGGTTGCGGCCGTGAAAATCATGGCGTCGAAGGTGACTGGATCGGAGCCTCCCGGCCAGATGGGTACAGTCGAGCTGTAA
- a CDS encoding YchJ family protein, translating into MSVPPEELRCPCGLGNPYAACCGRFHDGEAAPTAAQLMRSRYSAFALGLRDYLLETWHASTRPEELELDPEIRWLRLIVESTEQGGPFDTEGTVTFTAIGRGEDGRFEQHERSRFVREGGRWFYVDGE; encoded by the coding sequence GTGAGCGTCCCCCCCGAAGAACTTCGCTGCCCCTGCGGCCTCGGCAACCCGTACGCCGCGTGCTGCGGCAGATTTCACGACGGTGAGGCAGCACCGACCGCCGCACAGCTCATGCGGTCTCGCTACTCAGCCTTTGCGCTCGGGCTGCGTGATTACCTGCTTGAAACCTGGCACGCGTCGACTCGACCCGAGGAGCTCGAACTCGATCCCGAGATCCGCTGGTTGCGCCTCATCGTCGAAAGCACAGAGCAGGGAGGGCCATTCGACACCGAGGGCACCGTCACGTTCACCGCGATTGGGCGCGGAGAGGATGGGCGATTTGAGCAGCACGAGCGCAGCCGCTTTGTGCGCGAGGGTGGGCGCTGGTTTTACGTCGACGGGGAATGA
- a CDS encoding GntR family transcriptional regulator has product MQIDDSRPIWAQLVDEFRRRIAAGEWEIGAKVPSVRELALELGVNPNTVQKALGEVDRLGLTTTERTAGRFVTSDQASVSDARAELATTTADGYVHSARGLGMSLRETTDLLAERWAVDEAGSTKDTETTKLSQPEREDER; this is encoded by the coding sequence ATGCAAATTGATGATTCGCGGCCCATCTGGGCGCAGCTCGTCGACGAGTTTCGCAGGCGCATCGCCGCGGGCGAGTGGGAGATCGGCGCCAAAGTGCCGTCGGTTCGCGAACTCGCGCTCGAGCTCGGTGTGAATCCGAACACAGTGCAAAAGGCGCTCGGCGAAGTGGATCGCCTGGGCCTCACCACCACCGAGCGCACCGCGGGCCGATTCGTGACGAGCGACCAGGCGTCGGTATCCGACGCAAGAGCCGAACTCGCCACTACAACTGCCGACGGCTATGTGCACTCGGCGAGGGGCCTCGGCATGAGTCTTCGCGAAACTACCGACCTGCTCGCCGAGCGCTGGGCCGTGGACGAGGCGGGATCCACAAAGGACACCGAAACAACCAAACTTTCTCAACCCGAACGAGAGGATGAGCGATGA
- a CDS encoding DUF6498-containing protein — protein MIERLVSSAVYLVLPIVGIFLFDWDWRSVIVLYWLQNITVGIRTEIDMIRTRTPEAPGESVSLTFNGRQVTGSAQKPLMVVFFAVHYGIFTLVHGVFVFLIVSGVFNGLFQASGGAGSTGGAGPAWLPGALTQEATFDLRGIIVAWAIGSIVQFVLAAMAPSENLPPLRKLFFAPYARIFVLHFTVIIGVFLITRFDWPPAAAILLVALQFVVDLWRPLNTNSKTPNTLKTAI, from the coding sequence GTGATCGAACGCCTCGTCTCATCAGCCGTCTACCTGGTGCTCCCAATCGTGGGCATCTTTCTCTTTGACTGGGATTGGCGCTCGGTGATCGTGCTGTACTGGCTGCAGAACATTACGGTTGGGATCCGCACGGAGATCGACATGATTCGCACGCGCACGCCGGAGGCGCCCGGCGAATCCGTGAGCCTCACTTTCAATGGTCGACAAGTTACCGGCAGTGCGCAGAAACCACTCATGGTCGTGTTCTTCGCCGTGCACTACGGAATCTTCACGCTTGTGCACGGGGTGTTCGTGTTTCTCATTGTGTCTGGGGTCTTCAACGGGCTCTTCCAGGCGTCAGGCGGCGCGGGCTCGACTGGTGGCGCAGGCCCAGCCTGGTTGCCAGGTGCGCTCACGCAAGAGGCCACTTTTGACCTGCGCGGCATCATCGTCGCATGGGCGATCGGCTCAATCGTGCAATTCGTGCTCGCGGCCATGGCACCGAGCGAGAATCTCCCGCCACTGCGCAAGCTGTTCTTCGCGCCCTACGCTCGCATCTTCGTGCTCCACTTCACCGTGATCATCGGGGTCTTTCTCATCACTCGGTTCGACTGGCCCCCAGCGGCCGCGATCCTTCTCGTAGCGCTGCAGTTCGTGGTCGACCTCTGGCGACCGCTGAACACGAACTCCAAGACGCCCAACACTTTGAAGACCGCAATATGA
- a CDS encoding acyl-CoA dehydrogenase family protein: MIDLRKLTDDQRALVETVRHFSETALVPYANERDQQKIFPIDVLAQAGELGLGAIYTSEEHCGSGLTRADTAIIFEELGRGDPALAAYISIHNMVVWMIDTFGNDAQRAKWIPRLASMHELSSYCLTEPGAGSDAAALTTTARRDGDEYVINGSKQFISGAGTSRVYLVMARTGGEGAHGVSAILVPAESDGLNFGVPEKKMGWNTQPTRAVMFDDVRVPVENRLGDEGQGFSIAMRGLNGGRLNIAACALGGAQWALEQSIHHLKEREAFGAPLATKQALVFKLADMETELQAARLLLSRAAEALDTGHPEVATVCAMAKRFVTDAAFNAANSALQLHGGYGYLSQFGIERVVRDLRVHQILEGTNEIMNVIIGRTLLEE; this comes from the coding sequence ATGATTGATCTAAGAAAACTCACCGACGACCAGCGGGCGCTCGTCGAGACCGTGCGACACTTCTCTGAAACCGCGCTCGTACCCTACGCCAATGAGCGAGACCAGCAGAAAATCTTTCCGATCGACGTGCTCGCACAGGCTGGCGAACTCGGGCTCGGCGCCATTTACACGAGCGAAGAACACTGTGGATCGGGCCTGACAAGGGCCGACACCGCGATCATCTTCGAGGAGCTCGGCCGGGGCGACCCGGCGCTTGCTGCGTATATTTCGATCCACAATATGGTCGTCTGGATGATCGACACCTTCGGTAACGATGCGCAGCGGGCGAAGTGGATTCCGAGGCTCGCAAGTATGCATGAACTATCGAGCTACTGTCTCACAGAGCCCGGCGCGGGCTCTGACGCAGCGGCGCTCACGACGACGGCTCGCCGCGATGGCGACGAGTACGTGATCAACGGCTCGAAGCAGTTCATCTCGGGGGCGGGCACCTCGCGCGTGTATCTCGTGATGGCGCGAACTGGGGGCGAGGGCGCGCACGGGGTGAGTGCGATTCTCGTTCCGGCCGAATCCGACGGACTGAACTTCGGGGTGCCCGAGAAGAAGATGGGCTGGAACACGCAGCCCACTCGCGCCGTCATGTTTGACGACGTGCGTGTGCCGGTCGAGAACCGACTCGGCGATGAGGGGCAGGGTTTCTCGATCGCGATGCGCGGCCTGAATGGTGGCCGGTTGAACATTGCGGCCTGTGCACTGGGTGGGGCGCAGTGGGCGCTCGAGCAGTCGATCCACCATCTCAAAGAACGCGAAGCCTTCGGGGCGCCGCTCGCCACTAAGCAAGCTCTCGTGTTCAAACTCGCCGACATGGAGACCGAGCTGCAAGCGGCGAGGCTACTGCTGTCGCGGGCGGCAGAGGCGCTCGATACGGGGCATCCAGAGGTCGCGACAGTCTGCGCGATGGCGAAGCGTTTTGTGACCGACGCAGCCTTCAATGCCGCGAATTCGGCGCTGCAACTGCACGGTGGCTACGGGTACCTGTCGCAGTTTGGCATCGAACGCGTGGTGCGCGACCTGCGGGTGCACCAGATTCTCGAGGGCACCAACGAGATTATGAACGTCATTATTGGCCGCACTTTGCTCGAGGAATGA